Below is a window of Candidatus Cloacimonadota bacterium DNA.
TGCGCACATAGATTCCGGTAAAACAACATTAACAGAACGAATATTATATTATTGCAATAAAATTTACAGGATCGGAGAAGTTCGCGGAAAAGACGGTGTAGGTGCAACGATGGATTCGATGGAACTGGAAAAAGAGCGTGGAATCACAATCACATCTGCTGCCACCAATGTAATCTGGAAAGATCACAACCTGAATATTATCGATACTCCCGGACATGTCGATTTTACGATAGAAGTAGAGAATGCACTTCGCGTTTTGGATGGAGCAATTCTGGTTCTTTGTGCTGTCAGCGGAGTTCAATCTCAATCGATCACTGTGGACAGGCAATTGAAACGCTACAAAGTTCCGCATATTGCCTTCATCAACAAATTAGACAGAGTTGGAGCAGATCCCGAAAAAGTTACGGATCAACTTTGTGAGAAGTTGGATCATAATGCAGTTCTAATGCAGATGCCAATCGGTTTGGAAGAAGATTTTGAAGGAATAATAGATCTGATTTCCTGCAAAGCCAGATATTTTACCGGATCCAAAGGTGAGCAGGTAATGGAAACCGAAATTCCTATAGAATATAAAGTTAAAGCTTGTGAAATGCGTGAGCAGATGATAGACGCAGCCTCCATGTTCAGCGATGAACTGGCAGAAGCTTTTTTAGAAGGAAATGAAACCGAAGAGATGATCATCGAAGCTGTCAGGATCGGAACGATTTCCAGGCAGATGATCCCTGTTTTCATTGGTTCGGCTTTCAAGAATAAAGGTGTACAATTGCTTCTCGATGCGGCTGTCCGCTATCTTCCAGATCCAACCGAAAGCATTAATATCGCTCATGATAAAAACGATAATATGAGAGATATTAAACTATCATCCGATCCCGAACTTCCAACGGTTGCTTTATCGTTCAAATTGGAAAATCAGCAATACGGACAGTTGACATATTTACGGATTTATCAAGGCTCGATTTCCAAAGGTTTCGACCTGGTAAATGCCAGAACAGGAAACAAAATTAAAGTTGGACGACTCGTAAAAATGCACGCTGATAATATGGAAGATATCAAAAGTGCGAGAGCTGGTGATATAGTAGCTTTGTTCGGTGTTGATTGTGCTTTGGGCGATACTTTTTACAGCGGAAATATTCATTATACAATGCGTGAATCATATCTTCCGAAACCAATTATATCTCTTGCTCTCAGTATCAAAGACAGTAAAGATCAGGATAATCTTGCCAAGGCTCTGGCAAGATTCACAAAAGAAGATCCGACCTTCAAATCTAATGTCGATGAGGAAACCAATGAAACGATCGTGCTGGGAATGGGTGAATTGCA
It encodes the following:
- a CDS encoding elongation factor G — protein: MDIKKLRNIGISAHIDSGKTTLTERILYYCNKIYRIGEVRGKDGVGATMDSMELEKERGITITSAATNVIWKDHNLNIIDTPGHVDFTIEVENALRVLDGAILVLCAVSGVQSQSITVDRQLKRYKVPHIAFINKLDRVGADPEKVTDQLCEKLDHNAVLMQMPIGLEEDFEGIIDLISCKARYFTGSKGEQVMETEIPIEYKVKACEMREQMIDAASMFSDELAEAFLEGNETEEMIIEAVRIGTISRQMIPVFIGSAFKNKGVQLLLDAAVRYLPDPTESINIAHDKNDNMRDIKLSSDPELPTVALSFKLENQQYGQLTYLRIYQGSISKGFDLVNARTGNKIKVGRLVKMHADNMEDIKSARAGDIVALFGVDCALGDTFYSGNIHYTMRESYLPKPIISLALSIKDSKDQDNLAKALARFTKEDPTFKSNVDEETNETIVLGMGELHLNVYIERMRREYGVNLEVCEPQVSYRETITKAVEFDHIHKKQSGGRGQFARIKGILTHSEKDENIFRNKIRGGNIPSQYIPGCEKGFLSVLEKGGLAGFPVVGVKMTLDDGAFHEVDSSQLAFEIATRTAFRQNYFKAKPIILEPIMKVSIETPSEFRGNIMAIINQNRGIVSDTVIDNHFTRIDSEMPLSETFGLATQFRSVSQGKADFTMEFSEYKPVPKSIEEEILKKREK